The Austwickia sp. genome includes a region encoding these proteins:
- a CDS encoding acylphosphatase: protein MERATIFVKGKVQGVGFRWWTRSRALELGLVGFARNTADGRVEVCAQGERDAIVRLQALLTEFPSTAGRPGRVESTTTQWGDPRAELSGFREL from the coding sequence GTGGAGCGGGCGACGATCTTCGTGAAGGGCAAGGTCCAGGGCGTGGGATTCCGGTGGTGGACCCGCAGCCGGGCGCTCGAGCTCGGCCTGGTGGGGTTCGCGCGGAACACGGCCGACGGCCGCGTCGAGGTGTGCGCCCAGGGCGAGCGGGACGCGATCGTGCGGCTGCAGGCCCTGCTCACGGAGTTCCCCAGCACCGCGGGCCGCCCCGGTCGTGTCGAGTCGACGACGACGCAGTGGGGCGACCCGCGCGCGGAGCTCAGCGGCTTCCGCGAACTCTGA
- a CDS encoding Gfo/Idh/MocA family oxidoreductase → MSTPPSAPDLSATAPGADRIGDRALRWGFLGAGQIAGTFARALAELPGHEVVAVGARDGARAAAFAAEHAVRRSYGSYDELIADDEVDVIYVSTTHPHHHAPALACIRAGRPVLVEKPLALNAAQATELLGAARAAGVFSMEAMWLRTQPLLLEVERVVADGAIGDLVHVSAEFAVGVDYDPQHRIFDLANGGGALLDLGVYAAAFCWLFLGEPESVQIMGSLAPSGADRVVAMQWGYDSGAVASVFTASQAVGPNRASVIGRTGWVEIEEPFWRSPGWAVLHVDGAPDRRIEAPSRGYAHQAEEVERCLRAGLLESPLVPHAGTIGVLEIIDAARSELGVRYPQE, encoded by the coding sequence ATGAGCACTCCGCCCAGCGCACCGGATCTGTCCGCGACGGCCCCTGGCGCCGACCGCATCGGCGATCGCGCCCTGCGGTGGGGCTTCCTCGGGGCCGGCCAGATCGCCGGCACGTTCGCTCGGGCGCTGGCTGAGCTGCCCGGGCACGAGGTGGTCGCCGTCGGCGCGCGGGATGGTGCGCGGGCGGCGGCGTTCGCCGCCGAGCACGCCGTACGCCGCAGCTACGGCTCCTACGACGAGCTGATCGCCGACGACGAGGTCGACGTGATCTACGTCAGCACCACCCACCCCCATCACCATGCCCCGGCGCTGGCCTGCATCCGGGCCGGCCGCCCGGTGCTGGTGGAGAAGCCGTTGGCGCTCAACGCCGCCCAGGCGACCGAGCTGCTCGGCGCCGCCCGCGCGGCGGGCGTCTTCTCGATGGAGGCCATGTGGCTGCGCACCCAGCCCCTGCTCCTGGAGGTGGAGCGCGTGGTGGCCGACGGGGCGATCGGCGACCTGGTGCACGTGTCGGCCGAGTTCGCGGTGGGCGTCGACTACGACCCGCAGCACCGGATCTTCGACCTGGCCAACGGCGGCGGGGCGCTGCTCGACCTCGGCGTCTACGCGGCGGCGTTCTGCTGGCTCTTCCTCGGCGAGCCCGAGTCGGTGCAGATCATGGGCTCGCTGGCGCCGTCGGGGGCGGACCGGGTGGTGGCGATGCAGTGGGGCTACGACTCCGGCGCGGTCGCCTCCGTCTTCACGGCGAGCCAGGCGGTGGGGCCGAACCGGGCGAGCGTCATCGGCCGCACCGGGTGGGTCGAGATCGAGGAGCCCTTCTGGCGCTCGCCGGGCTGGGCGGTCCTGCACGTCGACGGCGCCCCGGACCGCCGGATCGAGGCTCCCAGCCGGGGCTACGCCCACCAGGCCGAAGAGGTCGAGCGCTGCCTACGCGCCGGGCTGCTGGAGTCGCCGCTGGTGCCGCACGCCGGCACGATCGGAGTGCTGGAGATCATCGACGCCGCGCGATCCGAGCTGGGTGTGCGCTACCCGCAGGAGTAG
- a CDS encoding type II toxin-antitoxin system prevent-host-death family antitoxin yields the protein MKTITVGQLRQNPTTMLAEVEAGETYRITRHHREIARIVPRWPELALLPPKREGGSRLADLPRHELRTAASIDALLADERDR from the coding sequence ATGAAGACCATCACGGTCGGCCAGTTGCGGCAGAACCCGACGACCATGCTCGCCGAGGTAGAGGCCGGCGAAACCTACCGGATCACTCGGCACCATCGCGAAATCGCGCGCATTGTGCCGCGCTGGCCCGAACTCGCGCTGCTCCCGCCCAAGCGCGAGGGTGGTTCGCGGTTAGCAGACCTGCCCCGACACGAACTACGAACCGCGGCGTCGATCGACGCGCTTCTCGCTGACGAGCGCGACCGGTGA
- a CDS encoding PIN domain-containing protein: MTIFYLDTSVALRGLLGHSPSAASWIDHATATPEHNLVSSRILRTELTRVLRREGLPVNRRDDILDVLALVPVTEGVLAAAEAIEPHVKTLDAIHLGSVIAAGLDATIVSHDAAMISAATSLGYRTFDPVTEP, encoded by the coding sequence GTGACGATCTTCTATCTCGACACCTCGGTGGCGTTGCGGGGACTTTTGGGCCATTCGCCGTCAGCCGCCTCCTGGATCGACCACGCCACGGCAACACCCGAGCACAACCTCGTCTCGTCGAGGATCCTGCGGACTGAGCTGACCCGCGTGCTCCGTCGCGAAGGTCTTCCGGTGAATCGGCGCGACGACATTCTCGACGTGCTGGCCTTGGTCCCCGTGACCGAGGGAGTGCTCGCCGCTGCTGAGGCGATCGAGCCACACGTGAAGACGCTGGATGCGATCCACTTGGGGTCCGTGATCGCCGCGGGCCTCGACGCCACCATCGTCAGCCACGACGCGGCCATGATCTCCGCCGCCACCTCGTTGGGCTATCGCACGTTCGACCCCGTCACCGAGCCCTGA
- the mutM gene encoding bifunctional DNA-formamidopyrimidine glycosylase/DNA-(apurinic or apyrimidinic site) lyase yields the protein MPELPEVEVVRRGLEQHAVGRTVATAAMHSLRVARRHVAGGEDLAARLVGQRLASAQRRGKYLWLVLEPSLEALVIHLGMSGQVLVTDRGAPARRHQHATLTFTDGGPDLAFVDQRTFGGLALTELVPDVRGARAPRAYGVPGPVAHIACDPLEPAFDQAAVVLAMRRRQSAVKRALLDQSLVSGIGNIYADEALWRAGVHGQRLCADLTKPRLARILERAREVMLAALEQGGTSFDATYVNVNGTSGYFDRSLSAYGQTGRPCPRCGTPIRREAFMNRSSHSCPRCQPRPRYAPR from the coding sequence ATGCCGGAGCTGCCCGAGGTCGAGGTGGTGCGGCGGGGTCTGGAGCAGCACGCCGTGGGGCGGACGGTCGCCACGGCCGCCATGCACTCCCTGCGGGTGGCGCGTCGGCACGTCGCCGGGGGAGAGGACCTGGCGGCTCGGCTCGTCGGCCAGCGCCTCGCGTCGGCGCAGCGGCGCGGGAAGTACCTGTGGCTCGTGCTCGAGCCGTCGCTGGAGGCCCTCGTCATCCACCTGGGGATGAGTGGGCAGGTGCTGGTCACCGACCGGGGCGCCCCGGCGCGGCGCCACCAGCACGCCACACTCACGTTCACCGACGGCGGGCCCGACCTCGCCTTCGTGGACCAGCGCACCTTCGGCGGGCTGGCCTTGACCGAGTTGGTGCCGGACGTGCGCGGGGCCCGGGCGCCGCGGGCGTACGGCGTACCGGGTCCGGTCGCCCACATCGCCTGCGACCCGCTCGAGCCCGCGTTCGACCAGGCCGCGGTCGTCCTCGCGATGCGGCGGCGCCAGTCCGCCGTCAAGCGGGCGCTGCTCGACCAGTCGCTGGTGAGCGGCATCGGCAACATCTACGCGGACGAAGCCCTGTGGCGGGCCGGGGTACACGGCCAGCGGCTCTGCGCCGACCTCACCAAGCCCCGGCTGGCGCGCATCCTGGAGCGCGCGCGCGAGGTGATGCTGGCGGCGCTGGAGCAGGGCGGGACGAGCTTCGACGCGACGTACGTCAACGTCAACGGCACCAGCGGCTACTTCGATCGGTCGCTGTCGGCGTACGGGCAGACCGGGCGGCCGTGCCCCCGCTGCGGGACGCCGATCCGGCGCGAAGCCTTCATGAACCGCTCCTCGCATTCCTGCCCCCGCTGCCAGCCGCGGCCGCGCTACGCGCCCCGCTGA
- a CDS encoding ribonuclease III — protein MGSSKGSRSEERPVSGLVEEIDEILGVRLDEGALRHALTHRSYAYENGGIPNNERLEFLGDSVLGLVVTESLYADHPELAEGQLAKLRAACVNMRALAAVGRTLGLGDYLLLGRGEETTGGRDKASILADTVEALIGTVYLAEGMETSRRFVHHLIDPLMKASTRLGAGLDWKTSLQELAAAGAYGSPEYRVSEDGPDHEKVFTARAVLGKEVLGEGVGHSKKEAEQRAAEIAWTELDRRAQVATREAADEAERAEGPAELGPQPDHAPGVAG, from the coding sequence ATGGGGAGCAGCAAGGGTTCCCGCAGCGAGGAGCGCCCCGTCAGCGGGCTGGTCGAGGAGATCGATGAGATCCTCGGCGTCCGCCTGGACGAGGGCGCTCTTCGCCATGCCCTGACCCATCGCAGCTACGCCTACGAGAACGGCGGCATCCCCAACAACGAGCGCCTGGAGTTCCTCGGTGACTCGGTGTTGGGATTGGTCGTCACCGAGTCGCTCTACGCCGACCACCCCGAGCTCGCCGAGGGCCAGCTAGCCAAGCTGCGGGCCGCCTGCGTCAACATGCGGGCGCTGGCCGCCGTCGGCCGCACGCTGGGGCTGGGGGACTACCTGCTGCTCGGGCGCGGCGAGGAGACCACGGGCGGGCGCGACAAGGCCTCGATCCTCGCCGACACCGTCGAGGCGCTGATCGGGACGGTCTACCTCGCGGAGGGGATGGAGACGTCCCGCCGCTTCGTGCACCACCTCATCGACCCGCTGATGAAGGCCTCGACCCGGCTCGGCGCCGGGCTGGACTGGAAGACCAGCCTGCAGGAGCTGGCCGCGGCGGGGGCGTATGGCTCCCCGGAGTACCGCGTGAGCGAGGACGGCCCCGACCACGAGAAGGTCTTCACGGCCCGCGCGGTCCTCGGTAAGGAGGTCCTGGGCGAGGGCGTGGGTCACTCCAAGAAGGAGGCCGAGCAGCGGGCCGCCGAGATCGCCTGGACCGAGCTGGACCGCCGGGCCCAGGTGGCCACGCGGGAGGCGGCCGACGAGGCCGAGCGTGCCGAGGGGCCGGCCGAGCTGGGCCCCCAGCCGGACCACGCGCCCGGCGTCGCCGGCTGA
- the rpmF gene encoding 50S ribosomal protein L32, with protein sequence MAVPKRKMSRSNTRSRRANWKTTATTLAACPRCNAPKMPHVACPACGTYNGRHYAAAERSEHQD encoded by the coding sequence GTGGCCGTCCCGAAGCGGAAGATGTCGCGCTCCAACACCCGTTCGCGCCGCGCCAACTGGAAGACGACCGCGACGACGCTGGCCGCGTGCCCGCGCTGCAATGCCCCCAAGATGCCCCACGTGGCGTGCCCGGCCTGCGGCACGTACAACGGGCGTCACTACGCCGCCGCGGAGCGCTCCGAGCATCAGGACTGA
- a CDS encoding DUF177 domain-containing protein → MTSAHPRSPLVHDTRALGRRAGAMDEVAREVQLADEVGTDIIAIPAGSTLQVQVRFESVLEGVLATGTVDSVARGACVRCLESVSLPVRASFQELFAYADRAAHHVDVGDDDEDRYVLEGDLLDLEPMLRDAVVLQLPFQPVCRPDCPGLCVECGASLADDPDHSHETIDPRWASLQALATRGASDDDPGAATPGWAETYEKRN, encoded by the coding sequence ATGACCAGCGCACATCCTCGAAGCCCCCTGGTTCACGACACCCGGGCACTCGGGCGACGCGCCGGAGCTATGGACGAAGTCGCGCGGGAGGTTCAGCTGGCCGACGAGGTGGGCACGGACATCATCGCCATCCCGGCCGGGTCGACGCTGCAGGTGCAGGTCCGGTTCGAGTCGGTGCTGGAGGGCGTGCTCGCCACCGGGACGGTCGATTCCGTCGCTCGGGGCGCCTGCGTGCGGTGCCTGGAGAGTGTGAGCCTGCCGGTGCGGGCCTCCTTCCAGGAGCTGTTCGCGTACGCCGACCGCGCGGCCCACCACGTCGACGTGGGGGACGACGACGAAGATCGCTACGTGCTCGAGGGCGACCTGCTCGACCTGGAGCCGATGCTGCGGGACGCGGTGGTGTTGCAGCTGCCGTTCCAGCCGGTCTGCCGGCCGGACTGTCCCGGGCTGTGCGTGGAGTGCGGAGCGTCGCTCGCCGATGACCCGGACCACTCGCACGAGACCATCGACCCCCGATGGGCGTCGCTGCAGGCCCTCGCCACCCGCGGGGCCAGCGACGACGACCCTGGCGCAGCCACCCCCGGCTGGGCCGAGACTTACGAGAAGAGGAACTGA
- the coaD gene encoding pantetheine-phosphate adenylyltransferase, with amino-acid sequence MRRCVCPGSYDPVTLGHLDVIRRAAALYDEVVVAVLHNVSKKGLFTPEERLAMIEAEVVDAGLPNVRAVEFTGRLLVDLCVELDIAAIVKGLRGETDYSYELPMAVMNRHLTGVETLFLPGDPAYSQVSSSLMKEVARFGGDVSGLVSDRVHAALVERLRPE; translated from the coding sequence ATCCGACGCTGCGTCTGTCCAGGCTCGTACGACCCGGTGACCCTGGGCCACCTCGACGTGATCCGCCGCGCCGCCGCCCTCTACGACGAGGTCGTGGTGGCCGTGCTGCACAACGTCTCGAAGAAGGGCCTGTTCACCCCCGAGGAACGGCTGGCGATGATCGAGGCCGAGGTCGTCGACGCGGGTCTGCCCAACGTGCGCGCGGTCGAGTTCACCGGGCGGCTGCTGGTCGACCTGTGCGTGGAGCTGGACATCGCCGCCATCGTCAAGGGGCTGCGGGGGGAGACCGACTACAGCTACGAACTGCCGATGGCGGTAATGAACCGCCACCTGACCGGGGTCGAGACGCTGTTCCTCCCGGGCGACCCGGCGTACTCGCAGGTGTCCTCGTCGCTGATGAAGGAGGTCGCCCGCTTCGGCGGCGACGTCTCCGGGCTGGTGAGCGACCGGGTGCACGCCGCGCTCGTGGAGCGGCTGCGGCCCGAGTGA
- the rsmD gene encoding 16S rRNA (guanine(966)-N(2))-methyltransferase RsmD: MTRIVAGAAGGLRLATPPGAGTRPTSERVREALFARLDHLGVLPGARVLDLYAGSGALGLEAGSRGAAQVLLVERSRPVVAVARRNAAQVSAAVEAAGGRLAVGVRADPVARLLAGPPPDGPFDVALLDPPYDLGEPLLAQDLARLCSGGWLTGGAVVVVERSSRSAEPAWPAGLVPSDDRRYGETVLWFAEASMNGSGSS; this comes from the coding sequence ATGACCCGCATCGTCGCCGGGGCGGCCGGGGGCCTGCGGCTGGCCACGCCGCCCGGGGCAGGGACGCGGCCCACCAGCGAGCGCGTCCGAGAGGCCCTGTTCGCCCGGCTTGACCACCTGGGGGTGCTGCCGGGGGCGCGGGTGCTGGACCTGTACGCCGGGTCCGGCGCGCTCGGCCTGGAGGCGGGTAGCCGAGGCGCCGCGCAGGTGCTGCTGGTGGAGCGGTCCCGCCCGGTGGTGGCCGTCGCTCGGCGCAACGCGGCCCAGGTCAGCGCGGCGGTCGAGGCGGCCGGGGGCCGGCTGGCGGTCGGGGTCCGCGCCGACCCGGTGGCGCGGCTGCTGGCGGGACCGCCCCCGGACGGCCCCTTCGACGTGGCCTTGCTCGACCCGCCGTACGACCTGGGCGAGCCCCTCCTGGCGCAGGACCTGGCGCGGCTGTGTTCCGGCGGCTGGCTGACCGGCGGGGCCGTCGTCGTCGTCGAGCGGTCCTCGAGGTCGGCCGAGCCGGCCTGGCCCGCCGGCCTGGTGCCGAGCGATGACCGGCGTTACGGGGAGACGGTGCTCTGGTTCGCGGAGGCCTCGATGAACGGTTCGGGATCGAGCTGA
- a CDS encoding ATP-dependent DNA helicase RecG — translation MLSLETRLKFAVNAHAAKQLATRDLVTVRDLLWFLPRRYLDRQTDLGSLRPGESASFVGEVTSVSVRPMKQRRGKMLTALVRTSGGQQIEVTFFSAYGHEGRLKPGVHGVFAGKVERFRDRWQLAHPAYETFGDQGPDKLARLAALEVGEADPAVPAGASDDDPPAAPGDFDAWFDAQVFPVYLEIPRLPSFTISRLVEQVLLLLDEPPDPVPAEVRRARGLPTFTEAMRLVHRPADHAEHRRGMAALKYAEAFVLQTVLAKRRAEQARAVAIPRQQAPDGLLAVFDERLPFALTPGQERVGAEIFADLAQRHPMNRLLQGEVGSGKTVVALRAMLAVIDAGGQAALLAPTEVLAAQHHRSLTAMLGDLALGGMLGGAQNATRVVLLTGSQSAAERKAALVEAAAGTAGIVVGTHALIQDRVTFADLALAVIDEQHRFGVEQRDQLRTKAGADRSPHVLVMTATPIPRTVAMTVFGDMDTSVLDEVPPGRSPIASHVVDNARWYERAWERVAEEVRKGHQAYVVCPRIGEPGEGDEGADGASIYREIPTADLDLDPDAEPPRLTLIEGGGGREERRPMRGVVEVLAELRATPALAGLRLEMLHGKLSPERKDAVMTAFARGEIDVLVSTTVIEVGVDVANATAMVILDADRFGVSQLHQLRGRVGRGAAPGLCLLVTESEAEPARDRLAAVAATLDGFELSRLDLQQRREGDVLGARQAGMRSSLRVLKVRFDEDLITQAREDAVALIDADPGLQRHPVLAEAAEEMLDGERAAFLERG, via the coding sequence GTGCTAAGCCTGGAGACACGCCTGAAGTTCGCCGTCAACGCCCACGCGGCCAAGCAGCTCGCAACCCGGGACCTGGTGACGGTCCGGGATCTGCTGTGGTTCCTGCCGCGCCGCTACCTCGACCGGCAGACCGATCTGGGCTCCCTGCGGCCGGGGGAGTCGGCCTCGTTCGTGGGCGAGGTGACCTCCGTCAGCGTCCGCCCCATGAAGCAGCGCCGCGGGAAGATGCTCACCGCGCTGGTGCGCACGTCGGGCGGGCAGCAGATCGAGGTCACCTTCTTCTCGGCGTACGGCCACGAGGGGCGCCTCAAGCCGGGCGTGCACGGCGTTTTCGCGGGGAAGGTCGAGCGGTTCCGGGACCGGTGGCAGCTCGCCCACCCGGCGTACGAGACCTTCGGCGACCAAGGCCCGGACAAGCTCGCCCGGCTCGCCGCGCTCGAGGTGGGCGAGGCCGACCCCGCGGTCCCGGCGGGGGCCTCCGACGACGACCCACCCGCGGCGCCGGGGGACTTCGACGCCTGGTTCGACGCGCAGGTGTTCCCGGTGTACCTGGAGATCCCCCGGCTGCCCTCCTTCACGATCAGCCGCCTGGTCGAGCAGGTGCTGCTCCTGTTGGACGAGCCCCCGGATCCGGTGCCGGCGGAGGTGCGGCGCGCGCGGGGGCTGCCCACCTTCACGGAGGCGATGCGGCTGGTGCATCGGCCGGCGGACCACGCGGAGCATCGCCGGGGGATGGCGGCGCTGAAGTACGCAGAGGCCTTCGTGCTGCAGACCGTCCTTGCCAAGCGGCGGGCCGAGCAGGCCCGCGCGGTCGCGATCCCGCGCCAGCAGGCGCCCGACGGCCTGCTCGCCGTGTTCGACGAGCGCCTGCCGTTCGCGTTGACCCCCGGCCAGGAGCGGGTCGGCGCAGAGATCTTCGCCGACCTGGCGCAGCGGCACCCGATGAACCGGCTCCTGCAGGGCGAGGTCGGCTCGGGCAAGACCGTCGTGGCGCTGCGGGCGATGCTCGCCGTCATCGACGCCGGCGGACAGGCCGCGCTGCTTGCCCCCACGGAGGTGCTCGCCGCGCAGCACCACCGCTCGCTCACCGCGATGCTCGGCGACCTGGCCCTCGGTGGCATGCTGGGGGGCGCCCAGAACGCCACCCGCGTGGTCCTGCTCACCGGGAGCCAGAGCGCTGCCGAGCGCAAGGCCGCCCTGGTGGAGGCGGCGGCGGGCACGGCCGGGATCGTCGTCGGCACGCATGCGCTGATCCAGGACAGGGTGACGTTCGCCGACCTCGCGCTGGCCGTCATCGACGAGCAGCACCGGTTCGGGGTCGAGCAGCGCGACCAGCTGCGCACCAAGGCGGGGGCCGATCGTTCGCCGCACGTCCTGGTGATGACCGCCACCCCGATCCCGCGGACCGTGGCCATGACGGTGTTCGGGGACATGGACACGTCGGTCCTCGACGAGGTCCCGCCGGGGCGATCGCCGATCGCCTCGCACGTCGTGGACAACGCGCGCTGGTACGAGCGGGCCTGGGAGCGCGTCGCGGAGGAGGTGCGCAAGGGGCACCAGGCGTACGTCGTGTGCCCGCGCATCGGTGAGCCGGGCGAGGGCGACGAGGGCGCCGACGGGGCGAGCATCTACCGCGAGATCCCCACCGCCGACCTCGATCTCGACCCCGATGCCGAGCCCCCGCGGTTGACCCTGATCGAGGGTGGTGGGGGGCGGGAGGAGCGCCGGCCCATGCGTGGGGTGGTGGAGGTGCTCGCCGAGCTGCGCGCGACCCCGGCCCTGGCGGGGCTGCGCCTCGAGATGCTGCACGGCAAGCTCAGCCCCGAGCGCAAGGACGCCGTGATGACCGCGTTCGCGCGGGGCGAGATCGACGTGCTCGTCTCCACCACGGTCATCGAGGTGGGGGTGGACGTCGCCAACGCCACCGCCATGGTCATCCTCGACGCGGATCGCTTCGGGGTCAGCCAGCTGCACCAGCTGCGCGGTCGGGTGGGCCGGGGCGCGGCGCCGGGCCTGTGTCTGCTGGTCACCGAGAGCGAGGCGGAGCCGGCCCGCGACCGGCTCGCGGCGGTCGCGGCCACCCTGGACGGCTTCGAGCTGTCCCGGCTGGACCTGCAGCAGCGCCGGGAGGGGGACGTGCTGGGGGCCCGGCAGGCCGGAATGCGGTCGTCGCTACGCGTCCTAAAGGTCCGTTTCGACGAGGACCTCATCACCCAGGCACGCGAGGACGCGGTCGCCCTGATCGACGCCGACCCCGGGTTGCAGCGCCACCCGGTGCTCGCCGAGGCGGCCGAGGAGATGCTCGACGGCGAGCGCGCCGCCTTCCTGGAGCGCGGCTGA
- a CDS encoding DAK2 domain-containing protein, whose protein sequence is MGEVLERMGAYAAWRWLFAAHAALGEARDDLDALNVFPVPDGDTGTNMFLTLDGAMEALLAKGTVHIGSPLSGALTALAMESLLAARGNSGVILSQLLRGVAEVAGEHPEIDSLGLDGAGLARAMDLARQRARAAVTAPVEGTILTVADAAADGALAAAAQGRSLAEVSGALHAAAREALADTPRRLPMLAAAGVVDAGGAGLYLAYCTLHETLSGAPVPRDLPGRPRSLIGGNRATIPATPPRPSASDLVGAHPEPWETYEVMYVVGGVPDAGRDQLRAVLGALGDSVMVAGDDALTTVHVHTAEAGAAVEAAFPFGLPERLRITWLGGSPASAGGGPPHGLLRPVPSAATLAAGAGGRCAVLACAPGPRLAQVMADAGAWVVSSSPGRRATTGDLLAARREIAGDGVILLANHDDTVMAAQLAGRLAGAEGLPTVVVPTRAAVAGLAALAVFEPSADLGVNAAQMTDAAQSCRAGSLVTAARSAVTEAGACRPGDLVAYVDRRAVAVGGDPDALADGLLAELLDASSELVTIVAGEDHPDGSGAGLARRLGQRLRAARPDLEVALVAGDPGRYSLLVGVE, encoded by the coding sequence GTGGGCGAGGTCCTGGAGCGCATGGGCGCGTACGCGGCGTGGCGGTGGCTGTTCGCCGCGCATGCCGCGCTCGGCGAGGCTCGCGACGACCTGGACGCGCTCAACGTCTTCCCGGTGCCCGACGGCGACACCGGCACGAACATGTTCCTCACCCTGGACGGCGCCATGGAGGCGCTGCTGGCGAAGGGCACGGTGCACATCGGCTCCCCGCTGTCCGGCGCGCTGACGGCGCTGGCGATGGAGTCCCTGCTCGCCGCGCGGGGCAACTCCGGGGTGATCCTCAGCCAGTTGTTGCGCGGCGTGGCCGAGGTGGCCGGCGAACACCCCGAGATCGACAGCCTCGGCCTGGACGGCGCGGGCCTCGCGCGGGCTATGGACCTGGCGCGGCAGCGCGCGCGGGCGGCCGTGACGGCCCCGGTCGAGGGCACGATCCTCACCGTGGCCGACGCCGCGGCCGACGGCGCGCTCGCCGCCGCGGCGCAGGGCCGCTCGCTCGCCGAGGTGTCGGGGGCGCTGCACGCCGCGGCCCGGGAGGCGCTGGCCGACACCCCGCGCCGGCTGCCGATGCTGGCGGCCGCCGGGGTGGTCGACGCCGGTGGCGCTGGCCTCTACCTCGCGTATTGCACCTTGCACGAGACGCTCTCCGGGGCGCCGGTGCCGCGCGACCTGCCCGGCCGCCCGCGGAGCCTCATCGGGGGAAACCGGGCGACGATCCCGGCCACGCCGCCGCGCCCCTCCGCCTCCGACCTCGTCGGGGCGCATCCCGAGCCGTGGGAGACCTACGAGGTCATGTACGTCGTGGGTGGCGTCCCCGACGCGGGCCGCGACCAGTTGCGCGCCGTCCTGGGCGCGCTCGGGGACAGCGTCATGGTCGCCGGGGACGACGCGCTCACGACGGTGCACGTGCACACGGCGGAGGCCGGCGCCGCGGTGGAGGCGGCGTTCCCGTTCGGGCTGCCCGAACGGTTGCGCATCACCTGGCTGGGTGGTTCGCCCGCGTCCGCCGGGGGTGGGCCCCCGCACGGCCTGCTGCGCCCGGTGCCGTCCGCCGCCACGTTGGCCGCCGGGGCGGGCGGGCGCTGCGCCGTTCTCGCCTGCGCGCCGGGGCCGCGGCTCGCCCAGGTCATGGCCGACGCGGGCGCCTGGGTCGTCTCCTCCTCGCCCGGCCGGCGGGCCACCACGGGCGACCTCCTGGCCGCGCGTCGGGAGATCGCCGGCGACGGCGTCATCCTGCTCGCCAACCACGACGACACGGTCATGGCCGCCCAGCTCGCCGGTCGGCTCGCCGGCGCCGAGGGGCTGCCCACCGTCGTCGTGCCCACGCGGGCCGCCGTGGCCGGCTTGGCCGCGCTCGCGGTCTTCGAGCCCTCCGCCGACCTCGGCGTCAACGCCGCGCAGATGACGGACGCGGCGCAGTCCTGCCGTGCCGGTTCGCTCGTGACCGCCGCGCGGTCGGCCGTCACCGAGGCCGGCGCGTGCCGCCCGGGGGACCTGGTCGCCTATGTCGATCGCCGGGCCGTCGCGGTCGGCGGCGATCCCGACGCCCTGGCCGACGGCCTGCTGGCCGAGCTCCTCGACGCCTCCAGCGAGCTGGTGACGATCGTCGCCGGGGAAGACCATCCAGACGGCTCGGGGGCCGGGCTTGCGCGCCGGCTCGGTCAGCGGTTGCGCGCGGCCCGGCCCGATCTGGAGGTCGCGCTGGTGGCCGGGGATCCGGGCCGCTATTCGCTGCTGGTGGGCGTCGAATGA
- a CDS encoding 50S ribosomal protein L28 — MAANCDVCGKGPSFGHNISHSHRRTKRRWNPNIQRVKAMVGAAGRTPKRLNVCTSCLKAGKVKR, encoded by the coding sequence GTGGCTGCCAACTGCGACGTCTGCGGCAAGGGGCCAAGCTTCGGCCACAACATCTCGCACTCGCACCGCCGCACGAAGCGCCGCTGGAACCCCAACATCCAGCGCGTCAAGGCGATGGTCGGGGCTGCGGGCCGCACCCCGAAGCGCCTCAATGTTTGCACGTCCTGCCTGAAGGCCGGCAAGGTCAAGCGCTGA